In Prescottella soli, a genomic segment contains:
- a CDS encoding TerC family protein yields MHVSPLVWILTCLVILGLFVFDFFAHVRTPHAPSFRESAFWSAVYIGLAIVFGIFVMAVWGTTFGGEYFAGFVTEKALSVDNLFVFVIVMSTFSVPREYQQKVLLIGIVLALVMRGAFIAVGAAAINTYSWVFYLFGAFLIYTAAKLVKDAGHGPEAEQDRENKLVRTVKRFLPTTEEYDGDKLVTKVDGKRMVTPLLLALVVIGFTDVLFALDSIPAIYGLTQEPYLVFTANAFALMGLRQLFFLIGGLLERLVYLSYGLSIILAFIGVKLVLHALHENTLPFINGGEHVAVPEISTVMSLSVIIGVLVVTAVASLIKTRNGTGADDGSDAEALAEK; encoded by the coding sequence ATGCACGTCTCCCCGCTCGTCTGGATTCTCACCTGCCTGGTGATCCTCGGACTCTTCGTCTTCGACTTCTTTGCGCACGTGCGCACCCCGCACGCCCCGTCATTCCGGGAGTCGGCCTTCTGGTCGGCGGTCTACATCGGTCTCGCGATCGTGTTCGGCATCTTCGTGATGGCGGTGTGGGGGACCACCTTCGGCGGCGAATACTTCGCCGGCTTCGTCACCGAGAAGGCGCTGTCGGTCGACAACCTGTTCGTCTTCGTGATCGTCATGTCGACGTTCTCGGTGCCCCGTGAGTACCAGCAGAAGGTGCTGCTGATCGGCATCGTGCTGGCGCTGGTCATGCGTGGTGCGTTCATCGCAGTCGGCGCTGCGGCGATCAACACCTACAGCTGGGTGTTCTACCTGTTCGGTGCGTTCCTGATCTACACGGCGGCAAAGCTGGTCAAGGACGCCGGGCACGGTCCGGAGGCCGAACAGGACCGCGAGAACAAGCTGGTCCGGACAGTCAAGCGTTTCCTGCCGACGACCGAGGAGTACGACGGCGACAAGCTGGTCACCAAGGTCGACGGCAAGCGGATGGTGACGCCGCTGCTGCTGGCACTGGTCGTCATCGGTTTCACCGACGTGCTGTTCGCGCTCGACTCGATCCCCGCGATCTACGGCCTCACACAGGAGCCGTACCTGGTGTTCACCGCGAACGCATTCGCGCTCATGGGCCTGCGCCAGCTGTTCTTCCTCATCGGCGGGCTGCTCGAACGCCTGGTCTACCTGTCCTACGGTCTGTCGATCATCCTGGCGTTCATCGGCGTGAAGCTGGTGCTGCACGCGCTGCACGAGAACACGCTGCCGTTCATCAACGGCGGCGAGCACGTCGCGGTACCGGAGATCTCGACGGTGATGTCGCTGAGCGTGATCATCGGCGTCCTCGTGGTCACCGCGGTCGCCAGCCTGATCAAGACCCGCAACGGCACGGGCGCCGACGACGGCTCGGACGCCGAGGCGCTCGCGGAGAAGTAG